The Salvelinus fontinalis isolate EN_2023a chromosome 13, ASM2944872v1, whole genome shotgun sequence DNA segment ATAAACAAAGATTCAGTTCAAATGATTATCCTATGATTTGTGTGCCCCACGAAAATACAAAGTAATCAAGCCAGTTCATCTCTATCTCTATGCCTGCCTATTACATGAACTCTCAGCCTAAATCTTTGGCTCCACTGTTACTTTAACTCAGAGCTGCTCCTAATAGTAATCTATTGGAGCTCTGTAAACCAATCATGTGCCGAACTGTACAAAGAGATCTAGTCCCTCCCCCAGCCACAGCACCATATCCCCTACAATGAACAGAGCTGGGAGAGACATAGCTGGGCTCACATCGATGTACAAGTATTGGATTTAGCCGTTAATTTAAGAAATTGCTGGGTATTTAGTAATTGCATTGCATTCTCTTGCGATGTGTGACGGATCAAGTGCTTTATCTATTGCACGCTATTGGTGGAGATGTGGACGCTAGTCAAGATTAAGATTTTTCCATGGCTGGCACTATGGATGTTCTTTCTCTTGTGGAATACAATAGAGGCGCAGACTCGATACACCATTCCCGAGGAACTGGACGTGGGCTCTGTTGTTGGAAATATAGCTAAGGACTTGGGCTTTGACATCGCTAAGATCTCTGATCGCAAACTGAGGATAGCCCCCGGGGCTGGTAAGCCATATTTCGCTGTGGATTTGGGAAAGGGCGAGCTCATTGTAAATGAacggatagacagagagagtctGTGCGGACAAAGCGTGAGTTGTTTGTTACCACTGCAGGTTATCATTGAGGATCCACTTCAGTTTTATCGAGTTGAGGTTGAAATACTGGATATAAATGACAATTCTCCACGTTTCAAGTCAGATGAAAACACAGTAAATGTGGCGGAATCAACTCTACCAGGGGCAAGAATTCCGTTGGAAACGGCACAGGACCCGGATGTTGGAGCAAATATGCTGCGCTCTTACACCTTGAATACAAACGACTTCTTCAAGTTGAATGTTAAGAATAGCAGAGACGGAACAAAGATTCCTGAACTTGTTCTTGAAAATGCCGTtgacagagagaaacagtcgGTCCACCATCTCATTCTTACAGCATTTGATGGAGGTTCTCCTGCTAGATTGGGAATAGCGAAATTTACAGTTATCGTTTTAGATAACAATGACAACGCACCAAGTTTTGAGCAAGACTTGTATGAGATCCATCTTAGTGAAAATACCAATCCTGGAACGTTAGTATTGACTGTTAAAGCTGACGATTTAGATGAGGGCTCTAACAGTGCTATAGTTTATTCATTCGGGTCACAAACACCAGATGACGTGCAAAAACGTTTTGCTATCGACCAAGAGACAGGAGAAATAACATTGTCACACGAGTTAGATTACGAAATTGGTCCCTCTTACAAATTTGATGTATGTGCGAGAGACAAAGGCACGCCATCTATGGAGGGGCACAGCGATGTTCAGGTGACGGTTATTGATGTTAATGATAACTCACCTGAGATAACCATCACCTCCTCACCCAAACCCGTTAGAGAGGATGCCCCAGTAGGTACCATGGTAGCACTAATTAGTGCAAAGGATTTGGACTCGGGAGAAAATGGTCAAGTTTCCCTTCGTATGTCTTCAGATTACCCTTTCAAATTAAACCCCTCATTTGCAGATCATTACGCACTAGTAACACATGCAACTTTAGACCGGGAGAAATATCCTGAATACCGTATTGAGCTTGAAGCATCGGACTCAGGGTCCCCAGCTTTGACCTCCATCAAAATAATAACAGTTAATATTTTAGATGTTAATGACAACCCTCCAGTTTTCTCCCAACCTTCTTACACTGTTTACGTCAGAGAGAACAATGCTGCTGGATCAATAATGTGTTCAGTGTCCGCTTCAGATCCAGATATAGGTGAGAATGCGAAGATCTCCTATTCTATATTAGACTCTAAAGTACAAGACGTGTCTGTCTCCTCCTATATTTACATAAACTCGGATAACGGCAGCATCTACAGCATGCACTCGTTTGACTATGAGAAACTGAAGGTGTTTCAGATACAGGTCCAGGCAAAGGACCACGGCTCTCCGTCTCTGAGCAGCAACGTCACGGTTCATGTTTTTATCCTGGACCAGAACGACAATGCACCCGCTGTTATTTACCCTTCCACTGTCATGGGCTCTGTCTCCCATCAGAAGATGCCCCGGTCCGCTAAAGCAGGCCACCTCACCACTAAGATATCGGCAGTGGACGCAGACTCGGGTCATAACGCCTGGATTTCCTATAGGCTGGTGGAGGCCACAGACTCGTCTCTGTTCAGTGTAAATCTTTACACAGGGGAGGTAAGGACTAAACGCGCTGTTTCAGAGCAGGATGACTCCTCTCAGAGGCTGCTTATAGAGATACAGGACAATGGGGAACCGGTCCAGTCTGCCACAGTCACAGTCAACATACTGTTAGAGGACGGGCTCCACGAGCCCATCTCGGACTTCCGCCAGAAAACATCCGAGCCCAGCAAGAGAAACAGTAAAATCACCTTTTATTTGATCATCTCTCTGGCCTCAGTGTCCGTTTTGTCTTTGTTGACTTTTCTTATCTTAGTGGTGAAGTGCGTTAGAAACAGTAGGAGCAGCTCGAGTTGCTGTATCAGACGGGCTGACTCTGGCGGATACAAGAATCCAAACAGAAACCTGCAGCTCCAGCTCAACACTGACGGCCCTATTAagtatgtggaggtcctgggaggGGACATGTTGTCTCAGAGCCAGTCCTTCAGGTCGTGTCTCTCTCCAGTGTCCGAGTTCAGTGATTTCACCCTCGTTAAGCCCAGCAGCACCACTGACTTTAAGGACATGATAAACGTGCTTGATGCATCATTACCTGACAGTGCGTGGACGTTCGAGAGCCAGCAGGTGAGCACATTGTTTGAAATCCTAATTGAAAATAAACGTGCTATTGTTTCCATAGATATATTCGCCTTACAATGCATAATATGGCTGTTTACCGTATATTTCATTTCCGCGCTGTCCATTGCAGCTGTTCTGAAAGTGAAAAGGAACGACCGATATTTATTGGCATATTTTTACTGTCTAGATTGTTACTTGGATTCGTAAATACTTTTCTTGTACTCTGCAATGAAAAGAAAATTAATAGCATCAGGAGTTTCGTTTTGTATTTTCTTCTTTCAGTTATTTTACTTCCATTGATACTTTTCACGTGAGGTTTCTAGCATTCATTTGAACTTAACATTTTTTTAATCGTTTTTTTGCTTCGTTGTCTAACCTCATTGGTTCAGTTTGCCAATGTCCTCTACCCTGGGTTTTCACTAGTTACCACATCTACAAAGTCAAAATGACTATACGCGATTGtagaaattcatgaaaacaaacattatctgtttggtcttaatttaagtttAAAGTCgtgcataaggttagcagtgtggttagatTTAAAAGCACATGTTAAGTAGAGAAATTGGCGCGGTTTTAacttttgtggctgtggtaactagtgacggcCACTTACCGTGGTGCTAAAAGCGAAGACAAACCTATGTATTCCTCATGCACATTAATTCTGACTCAAAGGCATACCTTATTTATGTTGTATATGAACTGGAAGACTTTTGCTATAGCATTGGTTTGCTATTTTAGAACAGTGTTTTTCAGCAATATGCTGTGGGCCTACATGCAATTTATGTGGATACTAAATTTCGCTATAATTTCTCATGTGTTCTTTTCAATGTATTATTCATCCATAGTTGAAATACACTACGATAACTCATACATTGCCTAAACAATGTAGCTTAGCCAAATACTAATGCAGTGGGATATATTAATTAAAACGAAAGGTTCCACGTGTGCATCTTGTAACAGTGAATTCGTGAAACCCTAAACTGTCCCACATCTACAGTGTTACACTCTTCCAGTCTGCTGtaaacaagctctcacagtctcacgtcagaattagatgtTCATCCATGGTTCTCAAACGTTACATttcgaagtgtttaaggttaCGTTTAGGAATGAACAGCCGCATTTTTAAGTTTaggcattgactctgaatggttaaggtttgggataggcttaaaacaattATCTAAAAAAAACTTTATATTGCTGGATTTCAACATGCAACCTTTTGCACCTGGCCTGCGCGAggcagaggcagatgcttactcCTATCCACCATTCCCGTCCACAAcagaaacctacttgaaggtaacagcactcACCGTTGCCTCTAGTGGCTGGTTTCCActtcatctcccgacgtcctcagacattgATGAACGTCTAATACTTACTTGTATCACATGTGACCTGGCTGGATTCATCACAGTTTGATCACATAGCCAGTTGTATCACATATCCCATTGATAATTACATGTTTTATAACATAAAAACCACTGTGGCATTCAGTTCAAATAATTGGCCTATGATTTGTATGGCGCACTAAAATTCAAAGTTCATCTTTATCTCTATGCCGGCCTATTACATGAATTCTcagccaatgttccctctaatatTTTTGGGcgctgagcaaatttcaggtcagCTGAGCGCAAACTATAACGTTGTAAAAagtctgtgcaacttccagcatgCGTTTACTGTGAaaactgaggctgtacccacattaagttacagttttaacattGGCCAAGTCGGctgctgtggctatttgatcataatgtaggcctaccagtgtGGCTGacaatcaaaaacaatggagaaaacgcatcccataacattttaacatagaAATAGcggttctatcattcagcctacagtagcagacaATCTGTGTTCAATGTAGGTCTACATTCCAgtagacttttgaaaaaaacatgtagggcttgacatgaacctgtttatccacttgtccttcagacaggGAGGTGACTggaaatgttgttgtgttgtttgatgcaagaaaccactttacaaaataaaatgaatTGTTATTCCCCTACCGTTATTACAGAGAATCTGAAAAagtatgctaccctctgcctattggctattcaagcctgtctcaaacaCAGCActtcccctttaagacaaaaaaaactcttgacctgacttgcttttcaaagatgtctgaAATGCACAGGTTTTGTAACCTTAACCTACAAATTATCTATAACTGTGTTAATAACTCACTatcaaaggatatgaacaaaatgtgcacatgtggctacatgcagctcttgctttgatctcaaaacaagcgcatctactcacgaccactcatgctgtaaacacagtccagttaaaaataaatggcacagatccatatatggcaatggtctgtTTGCAGATagacctactgcagctctgattgatTATGCCGCACCGgcctgtgtagagtacgggctgagtcctgtatttgtatttactatggatatacccattagttcctaccaaggcagcagctacttttcctggggtccagcaaaattaaggcagtttatacaattgtaaaaacattacaatacattcacagatttcacaacacactgtgtgccctcaagctcctgctccaccactaccacatatctacagtacaaaatccatgtgtacatgtgtgtatagtgcgtatgttatcgtgtgtgagtgtgtgtgtgcatgtatctgtgcctatgtttgtgttgcttcatagtccccactgttccataaggtgtatttttatctgttttttaaatcaaattttactgcttgcatcagttactcgatgtggaacagagttccatgtagtaatggctctatgtagtactgtgcacctcccagtctgttctggacttggggaatgtgaagagacctctggtggcatgtcttgtggggtatgcatgggtgcaTTCGGTGCATTCGACATGTCAACACCTCTCATGATTACAGcttgtgatgaagtcaatctctcctccactttgagccaggagagattgacatgcatattattgatattagctctctgtgtacatccaagggccagccgtgctgccctgttctgagccaagttcaattttcctaagtccctttttTTGGCACCTGACCGCACGACTGAACAGTAgcccaggtgcgacaaaactagggcctgcaggacctgtgttctgcctacaacaatATCTGTCATAGTTCGTTTTCTTTCAGGATGTTGCATTGAAGTGGCTAATATTGCTTTGACTCAATCACAATTGTCACAGTAAatggaaacgttgatagtgttaactaacaggGAAAACAATTGAAAGTTCAATATTATGCTTCTCTCCATGTGATGATATTACCTCTGCGCTCTTCGTGGCTGTCCCGGAGGAGCTGCGCAGCAGTCTCTGGGCTACGGCCCCTGCTCGCaatttagagggaacattgcctcAGCCTATATCTTTGGCTCCACTGTTACTTTAACTCAGAGCTGCTCCTAATAGTAATCTATTGGAGCTCTGTAAACCAATCATGTGCCGAACTGTACAAAGAGATCTAGTCCCTCCCCCAGCCTCAACACCATATCCCCTACAATGAACAGAGCTGGGAGAGACATAGCTGGGCTCACATCGATGTACAAGTATTGGATTTAGCCGTTCATTTCAGCAATTTCTGGGTATTTAGTAATTGCATTGCATTCTCTTGCGATGTGTGACGGATCAAGTGCTTTATCTATTGCACGCTATTTGTGGAGATGTGGACGCTAGTCAAGATAAAGATGTTGCCATGGCTGGCACTATGGATGTTCTTTCTCTTGTGGAATACAATAGAGGCGCAGACTCGATACACCATTCCTGAGGAACTGGACGTGGGCTCTGTTGTTGGAAATATAGCTAAGGACTTGGGCTTTGACATCGCTAAGATCTCTGATCGCAAACTGAGGATAGCCCCCGGGGCTGGTAAGCAATATTTCGCTGTGGATTTGGGAAAGGGCGAGCTCATTGTAAATGAacggatagacagagagagtctGTGCGGACAAAGCGCGAGTTGTTTGTTACCACTACAGGTTATCATTGAGGATCCACTTCAGTTTTATCGTGTTGAAGTGGAAATACTGGATATAAATGACAATTCTCCACTTTTCATGTCAGGCGAGAACACTATAAAAGTGCCCGAATCAACTCTATCTGGTGTTCGGTTTCGTTTGGAAACGGCACAGGACCGTGACGTCGGGATAAATTATTTGCGCTCATATTCTCTGAATAAAAATGACTTCTTTGCTTTGAACGTTAAAAACAATAAAGACGGCACAAAGGTTGCCGAGCTTGTTCTGGAAAAGGCTGTTGACCGGGAACAGCAGCCGGTGCACAACCTAATTCTTACTGCGGTTGATGGAGGTACTCCGGCAAGATCTGGAACCACGCATGTTACTGTGATGGTGATAGACATAAACGACAATGCGCCTATTTTTGACCAAGACTTGTATGAAATCCAACTGAGTGAAAATGCAATACCCGGGACATTAGTATTGACAGTTAGAGCCAACGACTTGGATGAAGGCCCAAACAGTAAAATAGAGTATTCATTCGAATCGCATACAGCAGAGTCCATTCAAAAGCTATTTGTAATCAATGAAGACACAGGAGCTATTACTTTAACCGACGCATTAGATTACGAAAAAAGTCCTTCATATAAATTTGATGTATGCGCGAGAGACAAAGGCACGCCATCTCTGGAGGCACACAGTGGTGTCCAGGTAACTATTGTAGATGTTAATGATAACTCACCTGAGATAACCATCACCTCCTCACCCAAACCCGTTAGAGAGGATGCCCCAGTAGGTACCATGGTAGCTCTAATTAGTGCAAAGGATTTGGACTCGGGAGAAAATGGTCAAGTTTCCCTTCGTATGTCTTCAGATTACCCTTTCAAATTAAACCCCTCATTTGCAGATCATTACGCACTAGTAACACATGCAACTTTAGACCGGGAGAAATATCCTGAATACCGTATTGAGCTTGAAGCATCGGACTCAGGGTCCCCAGCTTTGACCTCCATTAAAATAATAACAGTTAATATTTTAGATGTTAATGACAACCCTCCAGTTTTCTCCCAACCTTCTTACACTGTTTACGTCAGAGAGAACAATGCTGCTGGATCAATAATGTGTTCAGTGTCCGCTTCAGATCCAGATATAGGTGAGAATGCGAAGATCTCCTATTCTATATTAGACTCTAAAGTACAAGACGTGTCTGTCTCCTCCTATATTTACATAAACTCGGATAACGGCAGCATCTACAGCATGCACTCGTTTGACTATGAGAAACTGAAGGTGTTTCAGATACAGGTCCAGGCAAAGGACCACGGCTCTCCGTCTCTGAGCAGCAACGTCACGGTTCATGTTTTTATCCTGGACCAGAACGACAATGCTCCCGCTGTTATTTACCCTTCCGCTGTCATGGGCTCTGTCTCCCATCAGAAGATGCCCCGGTCCGCTAAAGCAGGCCACCTCACCACTAAGATATCGGCAGTGGACGCAGACTCGGGTCATAACGCCTGGATTTCCTATAGGCTGGTGGAGGCCACAGACTCGTCTCTGTTCAGTGTAAATCTTTACACAGGGGAGGTGAGGACTAAACGCGCTGTTTCAGAGCAGGATGACTCCTCTCAGAGGCTGCTTATAGAGATACAGGACAATGGGGAGCCGGTCCAGTCCGCCACAGTCACAGTCAACATACTGTTAGAGGACGGGTTTCACGAGCCCAACTCGGACTTCCGCCAGAAAACAGCCGAGCCCAGCAAGAGAAACAGTAAAATCACCTTTTATTTGATCATCTCTCTGGCCTCTGTGTCCGTTTTGTCTTTGTTGACTTTTCTCATCTTAGTGGTGAAGTGCGTTAGAAACAGTAGGAGCAGCTCGAGTTGCTGTATCAGACGGGCTGACTCTGACGGATACAAGAATCCAAACAGAAACCTGCAGCTCCAGCTCAACACTGACGGCCCTATTAagtatgtggaggtcctgggaggGGACATGTTGTCTCAGAGCCAGTCCTTCAGGTCGTGTCTCTCTCCGGTGTCCGAGTTCAGTGATTTCACCCTCGTCAAGCCCAGCAGCACCACTGACTTTCAGGACATGATAAACGTGCTTGATGCGTCTTTACCGGACAGCGCGTGGACGTTCGAGAGCCAGCAGGTGAGCGCAGCTACTTTATAATGTGTTTTTATTACCACCGGACTGTATCGTTCTTCATTTATGAATTTATGACTGTATCTCCTGGAACTGTGTTTTACCACTTTTATTCATTTCGATTCTATATAATTGGGTTGTTTTGCAATTCAGTCTTTATGACAGCGTTTAAAGCTCGAATAATGTATAGATGTTTTGcattggatgcttctcaatccaTCACATCCGCTGATGGCGCACTTTCGCATATGCAGTGAAAGGTGACAGGGCTGGAGCACTGttagtcagaccatgagacatcccgaaaatcgctCTTCTGTCAAAAACGTCTATAGCGTCCAAACGGTTTGGCTACAAACTATTATCAccgctctatggaaagatgagactcccaCTGACTAACGACATTATAAACGTGCTTGATGCATCTTTACCTGACAGTGCGTGGACGTTCGAGAGCCAACAGGTGAGCCATAGTAAAAGCATTAATTTGAGTGACATAATATCACTAAAAAGAATTATGAGTAGGAACGCATGACTTCAATGTAATTTTTGCTCATCATAAATGTGAAGCACAATTTTAAGTGAAAATAACATGATGAAAGCATAACGATGCTTTTttcccatcacactgtcagttccCTTCTTTCCCCGCATGGCTGTGTTTTCCACCAGGCCTGCATGCTATTTGCGCAGTCGAAGCTATCATTTTTTCTTTAGCCCATTTCTTTACTAGAACGTCACAAACACATAAATCCCACAGAGTTTTAAAGAACCTCAACATTTCATAGGTTCGTGGAAATTACGTATTTTTATACTAATTATGAATGCAAGTTTTATTCTCAAATAAACATAACAAATATATCTGTGACATAAATGAGGAGTAATTAATGAGCATGGATATGCGCCCAGGAACTGGTATCTTGGTTCTTATCCACGCGCGCAGAGAAGGGTTGtacatttcagcaccatggacagtgacACGCGCTCTCCACTGGCCCCGAAACCGTCAGCGTTGTGTTTTGTTGCTGCATCATGTCCCACACATCTACCGGACACATGTTCACTTTAAGTAAATTTAACACGGTTTACTTTGACCTCAGATAAAGGGTTATTACTTTTATTATCACTGTCATTATTTCATAACCATTCGTGCAATGGGGAAAAAAGGCATTTTGTATTACCTCATGATTATATTTCCATTTCTTCATGAAATATGATCTGATGTGTTAGCAGGGTTACAACGCATACTCCCACAGCAGAAAGCTGGCTATGACTTTAAGAGCTACTCTGTTTTCAATTGGTTTATATAGTGCTGCGCTGTGCACCAATAGCATGCTTAACTGTACAAAGAGATCTACTCCTTCCTCCAGCCACAGCACAGTAGCCCATACAATGCACAGAGATGGTGAGAGACGGAGCTGTGCTCAGCCATTCATTCACAATGGAATTAGATACTTGGTTGAAAAGGAGAGGTGATCAATAACAATTTCGTTGGAATATTTTATTTTAAGCATGTTTTCCACATGTTATTTTTTCGGGATATAGCAATATGAAGAAATTGAGCTTGAAGGAGAGAACGTGCCTCAGTGATTGGAGAGGACTAATGCAATGGCTGTTGTGTTTCTGTTTGTCTTGGAATAAAGCAGGAGCCGAGATTCGTTATACAGTTCCGGAGGAACTGAGTTTGGGATCCGTGGTTGGAAATATAGCAAAAGATCTGAGGTTGGAAGTATCAGAGATTTCTTTCCGTGAAATGAGGATAGCGTCTGTGGCTGGTAAGCAGTATTTCAGTGTGGATTTAGGTAAGGGCGAGCTAGTTGTCAGCGATAGAATTGACAGAGAAAGTCTGTGCGGACAAAGCGCCAGTTGCCTCTTGCCATTAGAAGTCATCATTGAGAACCCTCTGCAGCTTCACAGAGTGGAAGTTGACATTCAGGATATAAATGATAATGCTCCTCATTTTCAATCATCTGAGCGCACATTgaaaatagcagaatccactgcCCCAGGTTTGCGATTTTCTTTGGAGAGCGCGCAGGATCCTGACGTTGGCGATAATTCTTTAAAATCGTATACTCTCAGCAAAAACGAACATTTCAGCTTGGAAATAAAGGATCAAGATGACGGAAGAAAAGTTCCGGAATTATGTCTGGAGAAAGCTTTGGACCGAGAGAATAAGGCTCGACATCAGCTGTTGTTAACCGCCCTTGATGGTGGCTCTCCAGTTAGATCTGGGACCTCACAGATTATAATTATTGTCTTAGATAACAACGATAACAACCCCATATTCAAGCATCCGTTAAACAAAGTATCTCTAAACGAAAACACTCCTCAGGGAACGTCTTTCCTAAAGGTCGAGGCAAACGATTTAGATGATGGCCCAAATGGAGAGATCGAATACTCTTTTGGTGACCATACTGCACAGTCTGTAAAGGCTTTGTTTGAAATTGATCCAAAAACGGGGGAAATGTATTTGAAGGGTACGCTGGATTACGAGAGCACTCCCTCATACCGAATCGAAATTATTGCTCAAGACAAAGGCATGCCTGAGATGGAAGGACAGTGCAACGTTCAGATTGACGTCATAGATGTCAATGATAACTCTCCCCAAATTAGCCTTACATCTAAACCAAGCCCAGTGCGCGAGAACGCACCCAAAGGGACTGTGGTGGCTTTGATTAGTGCACGGGACCCTGACTCTGGAGACAATGGAAAGGTGACACTACAAATCCCACCAAGCTATCCTTTTACATTGGAACCTTCCATCTCCAGTCATTACGCACTAGTCACCAATGGTGTTCTGGATCGTGAGACGTTCCCAGAGTATAGCATAGAGATAACGGCTACTGATGCGGGCTCCCCTCCGCTCACCAGCAAGAAAACCATCCCAGTCCGTATTCTGGATGTAAACGACAATCCACCTAGGTTTCCAGACACTGCGTACACTGTGTACGTCAATGAGAATAACACACCTGGTTATATTATATGCTCCGTGTCCGCATTGGATATGGATTTTGGAGATAACGCCAAGATCTCCTATTCTATATTAGACTCTAAAGTACAAGatgtgtctgtctcctcctatATTTACATAAACTCAGATAACGGCAGCATCTACAGCATGCACTCGTTTGACTATGAGAAACTGAAGGTGTTTCAAATACAGGTCCAGGCAAAGGACCACGGCTCTCCGTCTCTGAGCAGCAACGTCACGGTTCATGTTTTTATCCTGGACCAGAACGACAATGCACCCGCTGTTATTTACCCTTCCACTGTCATGGGCTCTGTCTCCCATCAGAAGATGCCCCGGTCCGCTAAAGCAGGCCACCTCACCACTAAGATATCGGCAGTGGACGCAGACTCGGGTCATAACGCCTGGATTTCCTATAGGCTGGTGGAGGCCACAGACTCGTCTCTGTTCAGTGTGAATCTTTACACAGGGGAGGTGAGGACAAAACGCGCTGTTTCAGAGCAGGATGACTCCTCTCAGAGGCTGCTTATAGAGATACAGGACAATGGGGAGCCGGTCCAGTCCGCCACAATCACAGTCAAC contains these protein-coding regions:
- the LOC129868843 gene encoding protocadherin gamma-C5-like isoform X18, with translation MWTLVKIKMLPWLALWMFFLLWNTIEAQTRYTIPEELDVGSVVGNIAKDLGFDIAKISDRKLRIAPGAGKQYFAVDLGKGELIVNERIDRESLCGQSASCLLPLQVIIEDPLQFYRVEVEILDINDNSPLFMSGENTIKVPESTLSGVRFRLETAQDRDVGINYLRSYSLNKNDFFALNVKNNKDGTKVAELVLEKAVDREQQPVHNLILTAVDGGTPARSGTTHVTVMVIDINDNAPIFDQDLYEIQLSENAIPGTLVLTVRANDLDEGPNSKIEYSFESHTAESIQKLFVINEDTGAITLTDALDYEKSPSYKFDVCARDKGTPSLEAHSGVQVTIVDVNDNSPEITITSSPKPVREDAPVGTMVALISAKDLDSGENGQVSLRMSSDYPFKLNPSFADHYALVTHATLDREKYPEYRIELEASDSGSPALTSIKIITVNILDVNDNPPVFSQPSYTVYVRENNAAGSIMCSVSASDPDIGENAKISYSILDSKVQDVSVSSYIYINSDNGSIYSMHSFDYEKLKVFQIQVQAKDHGSPSLSSNVTVHVFILDQNDNAPAVIYPSAVMGSVSHQKMPRSAKAGHLTTKISAVDADSGHNAWISYRLVEATDSSLFSVNLYTGEVRTKRAVSEQDDSSQRLLIEIQDNGEPVQSATVTVNILLEDGFHEPNSDFRQKTAEPSKRNSKITFYLIISLASVSVLSLLTFLILVVKCVRNSRSSSSCCIRRADSDGYKNPNRNLQLQLNTDGPIKYVEVLGGDMLSQSQSFRSCLSPVSEFSDFTLVKPSSTTDFQDMINVLDASLPDSAWTFESQQQKPPNNDWRFTQQGQRPGPSGAGPHPDGAGGAIVGTGPWPNPPTEAEQLQALMAVANEVSEATATLGPRYNAQFPMQHVPDYRQNVYIPGSTATLTTNPQQMMPQPALQGPPQAIPQVDVPNAAQTPASKKKTTKKDKK
- the LOC129868843 gene encoding protocadherin gamma-C5-like isoform X4; translated protein: MWTLVKIKMLPWLALWMFFLLWNTIEAQTRYTIPEELDVGSVVGNIAKDLGFDIAKISDRKLRIAPGAGKQYFAVDLGKGELIVNERIDRESLCGQSASCLLPLQVIIEDPLQFYRVEVEILDINDNSPLFMSGENTIKVPESTLSGVRFRLETAQDRDVGINYLRSYSLNKNDFFALNVKNNKDGTKVAELVLEKAVDREQQPVHNLILTAVDGGTPARSGTTHVTVMVIDINDNAPIFDQDLYEIQLSENAIPGTLVLTVRANDLDEGPNSKIEYSFESHTAESIQKLFVINEDTGAITLTDALDYEKSPSYKFDVCARDKGTPSLEAHSGVQVTIVDVNDNSPEITITSSPKPVREDAPVGTMVALISAKDLDSGENGQVSLRMSSDYPFKLNPSFADHYALVTHATLDREKYPEYRIELEASDSGSPALTSIKIITVNILDVNDNPPVFSQPSYTVYVRENNAAGSIMCSVSASDPDIGENAKISYSILDSKVQDVSVSSYIYINSDNGSIYSMHSFDYEKLKVFQIQVQAKDHGSPSLSSNVTVHVFILDQNDNAPAVIYPSAVMGSVSHQKMPRSAKAGHLTTKISAVDADSGHNAWISYRLVEATDSSLFSVNLYTGEVRTKRAVSEQDDSSQRLLIEIQDNGEPVQSATVTVNILLEDGFHEPNSDFRQKTAEPSKRNSKITFYLIISLASVSVLSLLTFLILVVKCVRNSRSSSSCCIRRADSDGYKNPNRNLQLQLNTDGPIKYVEVLGGDMLSQSQSFRSCLSPVSEFSDFTLVKPSSTTDFQDMINVLDASLPDSAWTFESQQQKPPNNDWRFTQQGQRPGPSGTYRYSTSTQQRWTPYSKARAGPHPDGAGGAIVGTGPWPNPPTEAEQLQALMAVANEVSEATATLGPRYNAQFPMQHVPDYRQNVYIPGSTATLTTNPQQMMPQPALQGPPQAIPQVDVPNAAQTPASKKKTTKKDKK